A stretch of Fusobacterium periodonticum ATCC 33693 DNA encodes these proteins:
- a CDS encoding RecA protein gives MLSNEKRKKLDEFIKNQNKIAEKEGKEIKLGNLNDFKMSGRENYMLTGILGIDLNTNGFKKGTFNVIYGAESGGKSTLALQICEGFQLTDPDKQFLYVDSEGTLDETFINRIPNLKKENMIFLKDGIMESIFDTIKEIVKEGLVDVIIIDSVDSMTTNSQLGKSLEDNIVMDKSRILSRALSDLTDFISKYGITIFIIQQERINMSGYTVRQHGRSGGKAMLYYPSTVYRLAKINSQNETEKDQISENKVVTQYVKIINEKSKISEPFKETFTWINLDRRKKIAVKKIQELVDYATIYGLITKGGSWYEIVDSNGETKKVQGANGVNKLLSENPDFYTELKMLLYSKGLPPELFIVQFNNIKKLLEEENKSIKKIKIETAKILNKEDLITDMDKNEFKFDEKLEPSYYFSEEEYKLAMFNLKNNSSDEKKEETEEIKETKKQTKKNKKETNEEAEIKKEETESLFE, from the coding sequence ATGTTATCTAATGAAAAAAGAAAAAAATTAGATGAATTTATAAAAAATCAAAATAAAATAGCTGAAAAAGAAGGAAAAGAAATTAAATTAGGTAATCTAAATGATTTCAAAATGTCTGGTAGAGAAAACTATATGTTAACTGGTATTTTAGGAATAGATTTAAATACCAATGGATTTAAAAAAGGAACCTTTAATGTTATATATGGAGCTGAATCTGGCGGTAAATCAACTTTGGCACTACAAATATGTGAAGGTTTTCAATTAACAGATCCGGATAAACAATTTTTATATGTAGATTCTGAAGGAACCTTAGATGAAACATTTATTAACAGAATACCTAATTTAAAAAAAGAAAATATGATATTTTTAAAAGATGGAATAATGGAAAGTATTTTTGACACTATTAAAGAAATCGTTAAAGAAGGGTTAGTGGATGTAATTATAATAGATTCAGTAGATTCAATGACTACTAATTCACAATTAGGTAAAAGTCTTGAAGATAATATTGTTATGGATAAATCTAGAATACTTTCAAGAGCGTTATCAGATCTAACAGATTTTATATCTAAATATGGAATTACTATTTTTATAATTCAACAAGAAAGAATAAATATGTCTGGATATACAGTAAGGCAACATGGACGTTCTGGTGGAAAAGCAATGTTATATTATCCATCAACAGTTTATAGATTAGCTAAAATAAATTCTCAAAATGAAACTGAAAAAGACCAAATAAGTGAAAATAAAGTTGTCACTCAATATGTAAAAATAATTAATGAAAAATCTAAAATTTCAGAGCCATTTAAGGAAACTTTTACTTGGATAAATTTAGATAGAAGAAAAAAAATAGCTGTCAAGAAAATACAAGAATTAGTTGATTATGCTACTATTTATGGATTAATTACAAAAGGTGGTTCTTGGTACGAAATAGTAGATAGTAACGGAGAAACCAAAAAAGTGCAAGGAGCTAATGGAGTAAATAAATTACTTTCAGAAAATCCAGATTTCTATACAGAATTAAAAATGCTTTTATATTCTAAAGGATTACCACCAGAATTATTTATAGTTCAATTTAATAATATAAAAAAATTACTAGAAGAAGAAAATAAAAGCATAAAAAAAATAAAAATAGAGACAGCGAAAATATTAAATAAAGAAGATTTAATAACAGATATGGATAAAAATGAATTTAAATTTGATGAAAAATTAGAACCATCTTATTATTTTTCTGAAGAAGAATACAAATTAGCTATGTTTAATTTAAAAAATAATTCTTCTGATGAAAAAAAAGAAGAAACTGAAGAAATAAAAGAAACAAAAAAACAAACTAAAAAAAATAAAAAAGAAACAAATGAAGAAGCAGAAATAAAAAAAGAAGAAACTGAAAGTTTATTTGAATAA
- a CDS encoding UvrD-helicase domain-containing protein, translated as MELSSEQLAVLQSNKQHLVVNAGPGTGKTTLLLNIAKHRTNEKHLILCFNSTIKEEIKEKLNKQKILNADVYTFHSLAFNFFLNNNIIPNFKKRNFNENLDFFTLFDIMTKLNIIESYIDFRLRDVLIALHTYLKSDKRLEDFNLNEETYNNTKKVIQYILSNSESPMFHEVYIKLFQLMKPIVSYDSILIDEFQDVSACYLSIIENISKNKRSVRVGDTYQKIYRYNGALGMEECDFKLTKSFRVGKEVSDYCNNLLETFFENPIKLNGVNDNQYIVSKIDNKNQYTKIFRSNKNLMLEALNLIKENKIVKLSNSIISDFEIYEKLLDLTKSYRNYRGIKIGSFKELEQLENLSKDRKISKFLFLLKNFGIDELKNIFKKIKTNLIPEESEDTYNVHLITAHRCKGLEFNSVVLANDFYTIDELLKKQEKEEDVFDEVYILFVALTRSFGTLEI; from the coding sequence ATGGAATTATCTAGTGAACAATTAGCTGTTTTGCAATCAAATAAACAACATTTGGTGGTAAATGCAGGACCAGGAACTGGTAAAACTACTTTACTTCTTAATATTGCAAAACATAGAACTAATGAGAAACATTTAATTCTATGTTTTAACTCTACAATAAAAGAAGAAATAAAAGAAAAATTAAATAAACAAAAAATATTGAATGCTGATGTCTATACTTTTCATAGCTTAGCATTTAATTTTTTTTTGAATAATAATATTATACCTAACTTTAAAAAAAGAAATTTTAATGAAAATTTAGATTTTTTTACTTTATTCGATATAATGACAAAATTAAATATTATAGAAAGTTATATAGATTTTAGATTAAGAGATGTATTAATTGCACTTCATACTTATTTAAAATCAGATAAAAGATTAGAAGATTTTAATTTAAATGAAGAAACTTATAATAATACAAAAAAAGTTATTCAATATATTTTGAGTAATTCAGAATCACCTATGTTTCATGAAGTGTACATTAAACTATTTCAATTGATGAAACCTATTGTTTCTTATGATTCTATTTTAATAGATGAATTTCAAGATGTATCAGCTTGTTATTTATCAATTATAGAAAACATTTCTAAAAATAAAAGAAGTGTTAGAGTTGGAGATACTTATCAAAAAATATATAGATATAATGGAGCATTAGGAATGGAAGAATGTGATTTCAAATTAACTAAATCTTTTAGAGTAGGAAAAGAAGTTTCTGATTATTGTAATAATTTATTAGAAACATTTTTTGAAAATCCAATAAAATTAAACGGAGTAAATGATAATCAATATATAGTTTCAAAAATAGATAATAAAAATCAATATACTAAAATTTTTCGTTCAAATAAAAATTTAATGTTAGAAGCTTTAAATTTAATAAAAGAAAATAAAATAGTAAAATTATCTAATTCTATAATTTCAGATTTTGAAATATATGAAAAATTATTAGATTTAACAAAAAGTTATAGAAATTATAGAGGAATAAAAATTGGTTCTTTTAAAGAATTAGAACAATTAGAAAATTTATCAAAAGATAGAAAAATAAGTAAATTTCTTTTTTTATTAAAAAATTTTGGAATAGATGAATTAAAAAATATATTTAAAAAAATAAAAACAAATTTAATTCCAGAAGAAAGTGAAGATACTTACAATGTACATTTAATTACAGCTCATAGATGTAAAGGATTAGAATTCAATTCAGTTGTTTTAGCTAATGATTTTTATACAATAGATGAATTATTAAAAAAGCAAGAAAAAGAAGAAGATGTATTTGATGAAGTTTATATATTGTTTGTTGCACTTACACGTTCTTTTGGAACATTAGAAATATAA
- a CDS encoding toprim domain-containing protein gives MNSIQELMELLKPYILNYAEEFGVVPNNSGFITCLNPEHEDHNPSMHFWEENNIFYCFSCNYTCDIFDLAHLLENKPICGPDFIEENVFYLARKYGFPYEHLQKELTAEEIKKHTMYRIMKSFSDYITKNANKNFLEKRNITEETAKELNIGSVVNFEDCKKYLLNNFKLNNIEEILKEVGITKFKVNENKLIFIIKDKFGRPCSFVSREMNDVVNNPKYINGAETEIYNKSEIFFGWSDIKKKFNPLGIILIVEGYIDFVTAYQKGFRNVVALGSASFTDEHIAFLEKNKNINKIAIALDNDKTGNKRTDSLIERFKNKKLNKDYVVAINKMSQYKDLDEILNNSEDDLTLIDIYDIYNLFEYELKKLKEGPFEESIIFDKFVSIIAQSKSPKLREEQARILSKYLNEYSYKTILEQIEYTLESKNELYKQEVKKLIDYASKNVERNPDNLLTIIEAIKEDYEDINKKFEKKKTDIFESGLEFFDEFERNKSIYDLFNIDFQIPWLDDLDLIPGNTFGIASNANSGKTTLLQQIAINVASKVSNGFVLYISTDDPAEKIYSNLIANLTGLPRDYCSNPNFHYSFGRSKNTEQSIKFYEKYEKGKNYIKRLIETKRLLILDVKHGIDNWIKFESCVRDIGTKDELKEKFKIMIIDSANKISTDIKIQDSIGFVSENIKKLSEKYKYLSFVNYELNKSKNNAKHSQYNLSGSRRMNYDCDVVGFIYNPTRNLQNIHNTQMVWNNNGKNSPILITLQEKSKAGNNQNNNVPYFYKLDEITSKLIPVIPGSQEYNYYFKIWGTEFEQYYE, from the coding sequence ATGAATAGTATACAAGAATTAATGGAGCTATTAAAACCTTATATACTTAACTATGCAGAAGAATTTGGGGTAGTTCCTAATAATAGTGGTTTTATTACTTGCTTAAATCCAGAGCATGAAGATCATAATCCATCAATGCACTTTTGGGAAGAAAACAATATATTTTATTGTTTTAGTTGTAATTACACATGTGATATATTTGATTTAGCACATTTATTAGAAAATAAACCAATTTGTGGACCAGATTTTATAGAAGAAAATGTTTTTTATTTAGCTAGAAAATACGGATTCCCTTATGAGCATTTACAAAAAGAATTAACAGCCGAAGAAATAAAAAAACATACTATGTATAGAATAATGAAAAGTTTTTCTGATTATATAACTAAAAATGCAAATAAAAATTTTTTAGAAAAAAGAAATATTACAGAAGAAACAGCAAAAGAACTTAATATAGGAAGTGTTGTAAACTTTGAAGATTGTAAAAAATATTTATTGAATAATTTTAAATTAAATAACATTGAAGAAATATTAAAAGAAGTAGGAATAACAAAATTTAAAGTTAATGAAAATAAATTAATATTTATAATTAAAGATAAATTCGGTAGACCTTGTTCTTTTGTTTCAAGAGAAATGAATGATGTTGTAAATAATCCAAAATATATTAATGGAGCAGAAACTGAAATATATAATAAATCAGAAATATTTTTTGGTTGGAGTGATATTAAAAAGAAATTTAATCCCCTTGGTATAATTTTAATAGTTGAGGGTTATATAGATTTTGTCACAGCATATCAAAAAGGTTTTAGAAATGTAGTAGCTTTAGGTTCAGCAAGTTTCACAGATGAACATATAGCATTTTTGGAAAAAAATAAAAATATAAACAAAATAGCTATTGCTTTAGATAATGATAAAACTGGAAATAAAAGAACAGATTCTTTAATAGAAAGATTTAAAAATAAAAAGTTAAACAAAGATTATGTAGTGGCCATAAATAAAATGTCACAATATAAAGATTTAGATGAAATTCTAAATAATTCAGAAGATGATTTAACATTAATTGATATATACGATATTTACAATTTATTTGAATATGAATTGAAAAAACTAAAAGAAGGGCCTTTTGAAGAATCTATTATATTTGATAAATTTGTTTCTATAATAGCACAAAGTAAATCTCCTAAATTGAGAGAAGAACAAGCTAGAATATTATCTAAATATTTAAATGAATACTCTTATAAAACAATATTAGAGCAAATAGAATATACTCTTGAAAGTAAAAATGAACTATACAAACAAGAAGTTAAAAAATTGATAGATTATGCTTCAAAAAATGTTGAAAGAAATCCAGATAATTTATTAACAATAATAGAAGCTATAAAAGAAGATTATGAAGATATAAACAAAAAATTTGAGAAGAAAAAAACAGATATATTTGAAAGTGGTTTAGAATTCTTTGATGAATTTGAAAGAAATAAATCAATTTATGACTTATTTAACATAGATTTTCAAATACCTTGGTTAGATGATTTAGATTTAATACCAGGAAATACTTTTGGTATTGCAAGTAATGCTAATTCTGGTAAAACTACTTTGTTACAACAAATAGCTATTAATGTTGCTTCTAAAGTTTCAAATGGTTTTGTTTTATACATTTCAACAGATGACCCAGCTGAAAAAATATATTCTAATTTAATAGCTAATTTAACTGGATTACCTAGAGATTATTGTTCAAATCCTAACTTTCATTATTCTTTTGGAAGATCTAAAAATACAGAACAATCTATTAAGTTTTATGAAAAATATGAAAAAGGTAAAAACTATATAAAAAGATTAATAGAAACAAAAAGATTATTAATTTTAGATGTAAAACATGGTATAGATAACTGGATAAAATTTGAAAGTTGTGTAAGAGATATAGGAACAAAAGATGAACTAAAAGAAAAATTTAAAATTATGATTATTGATTCAGCTAATAAAATTAGTACAGATATTAAAATACAAGATTCTATTGGTTTTGTTTCAGAAAATATAAAAAAATTATCTGAAAAATATAAATATTTAAGTTTTGTTAACTATGAACTTAATAAATCTAAAAATAATGCAAAACATTCTCAATATAATTTATCTGGTTCAAGAAGAATGAATTATGATTGTGATGTTGTTGGATTTATATATAATCCTACTAGAAATTTACAAAATATACATAATACACAAATGGTATGGAACAATAATGGAAAAAATAGTCCTATATTAATTACATTACAAGAAAAATCAAAAGCTGGAAACAATCAAAATAATAATGTTCCTTATTTTTATAAATTAGATGAAATAACAAGTAAATTAATTCCAGTTATACCAGGAAGTCAAGAATATAATTATTATTTTAAAATTTGGGGAACTGAATTTGAACAATATTACGAATAG
- a CDS encoding ParB/RepB/Spo0J family partition protein — MANLEISKDGIKKVIEVKIKDISEKNFNPRKHGLLEENLKSLIESEYFPEIHLGLINGELIVVDGYHRLEASKRLGLETIRAYITEYSKIEGLQKDAINENINHGQRLSDYDIATSIYGIYKSFIDQGKLSNLSIVDFIRMFKIDERRGRSLFAWTVIHKEILEDEIDKVDRVSMMEEIYSLIKFYNEIPGKISSETKHKIKNFYFKYSDLNKIQLREAISLLKEGKDYNEEEKNRKKEEIKLTEKTISESQNLVTDNSSEENLIEKEENKEIERTLNVKNDLLKEEETFEEKMENVNKKIEKEIEEKSKTSQKIGVKSYLENISTQLMSMIMLQTKGRLEELTKEHIDLINNIEDRLSELTEEYYKKLNTKRVV, encoded by the coding sequence ATGGCCAATTTAGAAATTAGTAAAGATGGAATAAAAAAAGTAATAGAAGTAAAAATAAAAGATATTAGTGAAAAAAATTTTAACCCAAGAAAACATGGATTATTAGAAGAAAATTTAAAATCATTAATTGAATCTGAATATTTTCCAGAAATACATTTAGGTTTAATTAATGGAGAATTAATTGTTGTAGATGGATATCACAGATTAGAAGCTTCAAAAAGATTAGGTTTAGAAACAATTAGAGCTTATATAACTGAATATTCAAAAATAGAAGGTTTACAAAAAGATGCTATTAATGAAAATATTAATCATGGACAAAGATTAAGTGATTATGATATAGCGACTTCAATTTATGGAATTTATAAATCTTTTATAGATCAAGGTAAATTATCTAATTTAAGTATAGTAGATTTTATTAGAATGTTTAAAATTGATGAAAGAAGAGGAAGAAGTTTATTTGCTTGGACAGTTATACATAAAGAAATACTAGAAGATGAAATTGATAAAGTAGATAGAGTTTCTATGATGGAAGAAATCTATTCTTTAATTAAGTTTTACAATGAAATCCCTGGAAAAATTTCTAGTGAAACAAAACATAAAATTAAAAATTTCTATTTTAAATATTCTGATTTAAATAAAATACAATTAAGAGAAGCAATTTCATTGCTAAAAGAAGGAAAAGATTATAATGAAGAAGAAAAAAATAGAAAAAAAGAAGAAATAAAATTAACAGAAAAAACAATTTCAGAATCTCAAAATTTAGTAACTGATAATTCTTCTGAAGAAAACTTAATAGAAAAAGAAGAAAATAAAGAAATTGAAAGAACTTTAAATGTTAAAAATGATTTATTGAAAGAAGAAGAAACATTTGAAGAAAAAATGGAAAATGTAAATAAAAAAATCGAAAAAGAAATTGAAGAAAAATCAAAAACTTCTCAAAAAATAGGTGTTAAATCTTACTTAGAAAATATATCTACTCAATTAATGTCTATGATTATGTTGCAAACTAAAGGTAGATTAGAAGAATTAACAAAAGAACATATAGACTTAATAAATAATATAGAAGATAGATTAAGTGAATTAACAGAAGAATATTATAAAAAATTGAATACAAAACGGGTGGTTTAA
- a CDS encoding RNA ligase family protein encodes MSIEAIKFQHIEYFNEFIYKLQRDAYKINQDKITLKGITKINGTNVSVVFDDDEVRLQGRNLLLEKENDSYGFIEFMTKEKINWLRLQLKKYISEYNTVIIYGEYAGDKIGEKIATSYFKMFFAPFCIRIINKKERTDKIVIPENLKLWNEEYRIFGNFKQDFEIEVNIKENLNWLKEKVLEYTSIYKNKCLFCEKLGLSNKLNLEYNCGEGIVWHYELNNEICFFKSKIEKFQSKAQKANLEKNLKLLQELDFIKDNLITESRMKQGLEYLKELSLRETMSNIKVFINWVIEDCLREDKIFIENNNLSLKNVKKVVGNSASEWYQKHIGAIV; translated from the coding sequence TTGAGTATTGAAGCTATTAAATTTCAACATATAGAATATTTTAATGAATTTATTTACAAGTTACAAAGAGATGCTTATAAAATAAATCAAGATAAAATTACTTTAAAAGGTATAACAAAAATAAATGGAACTAATGTTAGTGTAGTATTTGATGATGATGAAGTTAGATTACAAGGAAGAAATTTATTATTAGAAAAAGAAAATGATAGTTACGGTTTTATTGAATTTATGACAAAGGAAAAAATTAATTGGCTTAGATTGCAATTAAAAAAATATATAAGTGAATATAATACTGTAATTATTTATGGTGAATATGCTGGAGATAAAATAGGGGAAAAAATAGCTACTAGTTATTTTAAAATGTTTTTTGCCCCATTTTGTATAAGAATTATAAATAAAAAAGAAAGAACTGATAAAATAGTAATTCCAGAAAATTTAAAATTATGGAATGAGGAATATAGAATATTTGGGAATTTTAAACAAGATTTTGAAATTGAAGTAAATATAAAAGAAAATCTAAATTGGTTAAAAGAAAAAGTCTTAGAATATACTTCAATATATAAAAATAAATGTTTATTCTGTGAAAAATTAGGTTTATCTAATAAATTGAATTTAGAATATAATTGTGGAGAAGGAATTGTTTGGCATTATGAATTAAATAATGAAATTTGTTTCTTTAAATCTAAAATTGAGAAATTTCAATCAAAAGCACAAAAAGCTAATTTAGAAAAAAATCTAAAATTATTACAAGAGTTAGATTTTATAAAAGATAATTTAATTACAGAATCCAGAATGAAACAAGGATTAGAATACTTAAAAGAATTATCACTAAGAGAAACAATGAGTAATATAAAAGTTTTTATTAATTGGGTAATAGAAGATTGTCTAAGAGAAGATAAAATTTTTATAGAAAATAACAATTTAAGTTTAAAAAATGTTAAAAAAGTAGTAGGCAATTCAGCTTCTGAATGGTATCAAAAACACATAGGAGCTATTGTATAA